The following are encoded together in the Cololabis saira isolate AMF1-May2022 chromosome 5, fColSai1.1, whole genome shotgun sequence genome:
- the panx2 gene encoding pannexin-2 isoform X2 — protein MQNILEQNLDMATALLAGEKLKELILPGSSQDDRGGALASFLVQLKLELPFDRVVTIGTVIIPILLVTLVFTRNFAEESIYCYTPHNFTRDQALYARGYCWTELRDAIPGVEPHLWPSLFEHKFLPYALLAFAGVMYVPALGWEFLASTRLTSELNFLLQEIDNCYHRAAEGRAPKIEKQIQSKGPGITERERREIIENAEKEKSPEQNLFEKYLERRGQSNFLAKIYLARHLAIICLSSIPISYLSAYYARQRQNEFTCALGEPPDISSYSELKIRVNCKLPAVQLQRIMAAVDIALLCTMNFIILLNLLHLFVVRKSNFVFDKLHKVGIKTRRRWQKSQFCDINILAMFCNENRDHIKSLNRLDFITNESDLMYDNVVRQLLAALAQSNHDATPTVRDSGIQTIDPNLDPSDLGVGEMGGEPLVIKRPRKKIKWIPSSNPLPQPFKEPLTLTRLENNTKPDKPKPLRRKTMGDNFIAPLVDSKGTQHPSTKDIGGMEKKHTRNFSLDVHPYMLTIRKPKVEAPATVPLPSEHNMDTVYLEGTHTIVHVSAAITEKS, from the exons ATGCAGAACATCCTTGAGCAGAATTTAGACATGGCCACGGCGCTTCTTGCAGGCGAGAAGCTGAAGGAGCTGATCCTGCCGGGATCCTCTCAGGATGACAGGGGTGGGGCCTTGGCTAGCTTCCTGGTGCAGCTGAAACTAGAGCTGCCCTTTGATCGTGTTGTCACTATAGGGACCGTCATCATCCCCATTCTGCTGGTCACCCTCGTCTTCACAAGGAACTTTGCAG AGGAATCCATATACTGTTATACACCTCACAACTTCACCCGAGACCAGGCACTATATGCAAGAGGGTACTGCTGGACAGAGCTTCGAGATGCTATTCCTGGTGTGGAGCCTCACCTTTGGCCTTCACTCTTTGAACATAAGTTCCTACCCTATGCTCTGCTGGCCTTCGCAGGAGTCATGTACGTTCCTGCTTTGGGCTGGGAATTCCTTGCCTCAACGCGGCTCACTTCAGAGCTCAATTTCCTGCTTCAAGAGATTGATAACTGCTATCATCGAGCGGCTGAGGGCCGGGCCCCGAAGATTGAGAAGCAGATCCAATCCAAAGGCCCTGGCATAACTGAGCGAGAGAGGAGGGAGATAATAGAGAACGCAGAGAAGGAGAAGAGCCCTGAACAGAATCTATTTGAGAAATATCTGGAGAGACGAGGCCAAAGCAACTTTTTGGCTAAGATTTACTTAGCACGCCACCTCGCTATCATCTGCCTTAGTTCCATCCCCATTTCCTATCTGAGTGCGTACTATGCCCGCCAAAGACAGAATGAATTCACCTGCGCTCTAGGTGAGCCCCCAGATATCAGCAGCTATTCAGAGCTGAAGATCAGGGTCAACTGTAAGCTGCCCGCTGTGCAGCTACAGCGCATAATGGCTGCAGTCGATATAGCGCTGCTTTGCACCATGAACTTCATCATCTTGCTTAACTTGTTGCATTTGTTTGTGGTGCGTAAATCTAACTTTGTATTTGACAAACTGCATAAAGTTGGAATTAAAACACGACGGCGCTGGCAGAAGTCTCAGTTCTGTGACATCAACATCCTGGCTATGTTCTGCAATGAAAACAGGGACCACATCAAGTCACTAAACAGACTAGACTTCATCACTAATGAGAGTGACCTCATGTATGACAATGTGGTCAGGCAGCTGCTGGCTGCACTTGCACAGTCCAACCATGACGCTACACCCACTGTGAGGGACTCTGGGATACAGACCATTGACCCCAACCTGGATCCTTCTGATCTCGGCGTGGGAGAGATGGGCGGGGAGCCGCTAGTCATCAAACGGCCCAGAAAGAAGATTAAATGGATACCATCCTCCAACCCACTTCCACAGCCATTCAAG GAACCACTTACGCTGACGCGTttggaaaataacaccaagccTGACAAACCCAAACCACTCAGACGCAAAACAATGGGTGACAACTTTATTGCACCACTTGTGGACAGCAAGGGCACACAACATCCTTCTACAAAAG ATATAGGTGGAATGGAGAAAAAGCATACACGAAACTTCTCACTGGACGTCCACCCGTACATGCTGACGATCCGTAAGCCTAAGGTGGAAGCCCCAGCCACAGTTCCCCTCCCCTCTGAGCACAACATGGATACAGTTTATCTCGAGGGCACACACACAATTGTTCATGTGTCTGCTGCAATTACAG AAAAAAGCTGA
- the panx2 gene encoding pannexin-2 isoform X1: MQNILEQNLDMATALLAGEKLKELILPGSSQDDRGGALASFLVQLKLELPFDRVVTIGTVIIPILLVTLVFTRNFAEESIYCYTPHNFTRDQALYARGYCWTELRDAIPGVEPHLWPSLFEHKFLPYALLAFAGVMYVPALGWEFLASTRLTSELNFLLQEIDNCYHRAAEGRAPKIEKQIQSKGPGITERERREIIENAEKEKSPEQNLFEKYLERRGQSNFLAKIYLARHLAIICLSSIPISYLSAYYARQRQNEFTCALGEPPDISSYSELKIRVNCKLPAVQLQRIMAAVDIALLCTMNFIILLNLLHLFVVRKSNFVFDKLHKVGIKTRRRWQKSQFCDINILAMFCNENRDHIKSLNRLDFITNESDLMYDNVVRQLLAALAQSNHDATPTVRDSGIQTIDPNLDPSDLGVGEMGGEPLVIKRPRKKIKWIPSSNPLPQPFKEPLTLTRLENNTKPDKPKPLRRKTMGDNFIAPLVDSKGTQHPSTKDIGGMEKKHTRNFSLDVHPYMLTIRKPKVEAPATVPLPSEHNMDTVYLEGTHTIVHVSAAITETKVCSPESTNTAFATVTLPTTTYVNGVSPNPPSSEDPLSPKSTPPQTEPLAQMEKSEPQPPPLTIAPTHQLLSIRHTLFEEEEDEENRRDRLAERPAELIAAGEC; the protein is encoded by the exons ATGCAGAACATCCTTGAGCAGAATTTAGACATGGCCACGGCGCTTCTTGCAGGCGAGAAGCTGAAGGAGCTGATCCTGCCGGGATCCTCTCAGGATGACAGGGGTGGGGCCTTGGCTAGCTTCCTGGTGCAGCTGAAACTAGAGCTGCCCTTTGATCGTGTTGTCACTATAGGGACCGTCATCATCCCCATTCTGCTGGTCACCCTCGTCTTCACAAGGAACTTTGCAG AGGAATCCATATACTGTTATACACCTCACAACTTCACCCGAGACCAGGCACTATATGCAAGAGGGTACTGCTGGACAGAGCTTCGAGATGCTATTCCTGGTGTGGAGCCTCACCTTTGGCCTTCACTCTTTGAACATAAGTTCCTACCCTATGCTCTGCTGGCCTTCGCAGGAGTCATGTACGTTCCTGCTTTGGGCTGGGAATTCCTTGCCTCAACGCGGCTCACTTCAGAGCTCAATTTCCTGCTTCAAGAGATTGATAACTGCTATCATCGAGCGGCTGAGGGCCGGGCCCCGAAGATTGAGAAGCAGATCCAATCCAAAGGCCCTGGCATAACTGAGCGAGAGAGGAGGGAGATAATAGAGAACGCAGAGAAGGAGAAGAGCCCTGAACAGAATCTATTTGAGAAATATCTGGAGAGACGAGGCCAAAGCAACTTTTTGGCTAAGATTTACTTAGCACGCCACCTCGCTATCATCTGCCTTAGTTCCATCCCCATTTCCTATCTGAGTGCGTACTATGCCCGCCAAAGACAGAATGAATTCACCTGCGCTCTAGGTGAGCCCCCAGATATCAGCAGCTATTCAGAGCTGAAGATCAGGGTCAACTGTAAGCTGCCCGCTGTGCAGCTACAGCGCATAATGGCTGCAGTCGATATAGCGCTGCTTTGCACCATGAACTTCATCATCTTGCTTAACTTGTTGCATTTGTTTGTGGTGCGTAAATCTAACTTTGTATTTGACAAACTGCATAAAGTTGGAATTAAAACACGACGGCGCTGGCAGAAGTCTCAGTTCTGTGACATCAACATCCTGGCTATGTTCTGCAATGAAAACAGGGACCACATCAAGTCACTAAACAGACTAGACTTCATCACTAATGAGAGTGACCTCATGTATGACAATGTGGTCAGGCAGCTGCTGGCTGCACTTGCACAGTCCAACCATGACGCTACACCCACTGTGAGGGACTCTGGGATACAGACCATTGACCCCAACCTGGATCCTTCTGATCTCGGCGTGGGAGAGATGGGCGGGGAGCCGCTAGTCATCAAACGGCCCAGAAAGAAGATTAAATGGATACCATCCTCCAACCCACTTCCACAGCCATTCAAG GAACCACTTACGCTGACGCGTttggaaaataacaccaagccTGACAAACCCAAACCACTCAGACGCAAAACAATGGGTGACAACTTTATTGCACCACTTGTGGACAGCAAGGGCACACAACATCCTTCTACAAAAG ATATAGGTGGAATGGAGAAAAAGCATACACGAAACTTCTCACTGGACGTCCACCCGTACATGCTGACGATCCGTAAGCCTAAGGTGGAAGCCCCAGCCACAGTTCCCCTCCCCTCTGAGCACAACATGGATACAGTTTATCTCGAGGGCACACACACAATTGTTCATGTGTCTGCTGCAATTACAG AAACTAAGGTTTGCTCTCCAGAATCTACCAACACTGCCTTCGCTACAGTGACTCTGCCTACAACCACATATGTAAATGGTGTGAGCCCAAACCCTCCATCCAGTGAGGATCCACTCAGTCCAAAGTCCACCCCTCCACAAACAGAGCCTCTTGCCCAGATGGAAAAATCTGAGCCTCAACCGCCACCTCTGACCATAGCCCCCACACACCAGCTTCTGAGCATACGTCATACTCTTTTtgaggaagaagaagatgaagaaaacagAAGGGACAGGCTGGCTGAGAGACCCGCAGAGCTCATTGCTGCTGGAGAATGTTAA